In Candidatus Neomarinimicrobiota bacterium, a single window of DNA contains:
- a CDS encoding N(4)-(beta-N-acetylglucosaminyl)-L-asparaginase: MLTRRVFMKSGFLSALHPAIFLGQSEPSVERSMGKPMVISTWRFGLDANREAMKTLMNGGSAVDAVEAGIRVPEEDPNVSSVGYGGTPDQEGNVTLDACIMDSDGNAGSVVFLQDVKHPISVARKIMEMTDHVMLAGEGAKRFALANGFRKENLLTESSREKWLKWRERSREGDHGESGKSHDTIGLIALNEEGEMAAGCSTSGLAFKLHGRVGDSPIIGAGMFCDNEVGAAVATGRGEEIMKTLGCFLVVELMRQGRLPQEACLEAVQRIRRRHGDKADFQVAYVALRIDGKWGAAALKDGFQCALYESGSNRVIEVETQL, from the coding sequence ATGTTGACCAGAAGAGTTTTCATGAAAAGTGGATTCTTGAGTGCACTGCATCCCGCCATCTTTCTCGGGCAGTCCGAACCTTCCGTCGAGAGATCGATGGGCAAACCGATGGTCATCTCTACCTGGCGTTTCGGTCTGGATGCGAACAGGGAAGCCATGAAAACTCTCATGAACGGTGGATCGGCAGTGGACGCCGTTGAGGCGGGGATCAGAGTACCCGAGGAGGATCCGAATGTCAGTTCAGTGGGATATGGGGGAACGCCAGATCAGGAAGGAAATGTCACTCTGGATGCCTGCATCATGGATTCGGACGGGAACGCCGGATCCGTGGTCTTTCTACAAGACGTGAAGCATCCCATCAGTGTAGCCCGGAAGATCATGGAAATGACTGATCACGTCATGCTGGCGGGTGAAGGAGCCAAGAGATTTGCACTGGCTAACGGGTTCAGAAAGGAAAACCTCCTGACGGAATCATCCCGGGAGAAGTGGTTGAAGTGGAGGGAAAGGTCAAGAGAGGGGGATCATGGGGAATCCGGGAAGTCCCACGATACGATTGGCCTGATTGCCCTGAACGAGGAAGGTGAAATGGCCGCAGGTTGCAGTACCAGCGGTCTCGCATTCAAACTTCATGGAAGGGTAGGGGACAGTCCCATCATCGGTGCCGGGATGTTCTGTGACAATGAGGTCGGAGCCGCCGTGGCAACAGGTCGAGGTGAGGAAATTATGAAGACACTGGGATGCTTTCTGGTGGTGGAATTAATGCGACAGGGACGACTGCCGCAAGAAGCATGCCTGGAAGCCGTTCAAAGAATTAGAAGACGTCATGGGGACAAAGCCGATTTCCAGGTGGCCTATGTCGCCCTCCGAATTGATGGGAAATGGGGGGCAGCCGCCCTGAAAGACGGCTTTCAATGTGCCCTTTATGAATCCGGTTCTAACAGGGTGATTGAAGTGGAAACTCAGCTCTAA
- a CDS encoding HAMP domain-containing sensor histidine kinase: MRLYRQAGNIKAALFVAAVVLVAGLLFYTQSVIRDLRQESRETVSLYARLIAKGITDESDTELEFVFREIIQKVSFPVIHSDPDGIPVNWRNLPGNGELELKYVKRIMRDMDSQNVPIPLEITVPAVGPKAAERIVVGHLHYGDSGLIRQLRLLPYAEIGAVALFILLGYGGFQVIRRNEKQHIWFGMARETAHQLGTPVSSLMGWLERLRDYPEEANNVSGQMETDIARLRQISDRFARMGSSPSLEEVDLKDLISGTVDYFRRRIPQTSKNIVLNVNEEKSVTVRGTPVLLTWVLENIVKNAIDSIDKPTGEVSIGVAQQGMKAVISVRDNGKGIPKRDWKNVFRPGYTTKTRGWGLGLSLAKRIIEDFQRGTISVRWSEMGKGTVFEITIPMGRTGS, translated from the coding sequence GTGAGGCTTTACAGGCAAGCTGGAAACATCAAGGCGGCCCTTTTCGTGGCTGCTGTTGTTCTTGTTGCCGGCCTTCTTTTTTACACCCAGTCTGTCATTAGAGATTTGAGACAGGAGAGCAGGGAGACCGTTAGTCTGTATGCTCGATTGATCGCCAAGGGAATCACGGATGAGAGCGACACAGAACTTGAGTTTGTTTTCAGGGAAATCATCCAGAAGGTTAGCTTTCCTGTTATCCACTCGGACCCTGACGGAATTCCTGTCAACTGGCGAAATCTTCCAGGGAATGGGGAACTGGAGCTCAAATACGTAAAGCGGATCATGAGAGATATGGACAGTCAGAATGTTCCTATCCCTCTGGAAATTACGGTTCCCGCCGTCGGCCCAAAAGCGGCCGAAAGAATCGTTGTTGGGCATCTCCATTACGGCGACTCCGGCCTCATCAGGCAGCTTCGGCTTCTGCCGTACGCTGAGATTGGAGCGGTGGCACTGTTTATCTTGCTGGGTTACGGTGGCTTCCAGGTCATCCGGAGAAACGAGAAACAGCACATCTGGTTCGGCATGGCTCGCGAGACGGCACACCAACTGGGTACGCCTGTCTCGTCACTCATGGGATGGTTGGAAAGGCTTCGCGACTATCCGGAGGAGGCGAACAACGTATCAGGCCAGATGGAAACCGATATTGCCCGCCTGCGCCAGATTAGCGACCGATTCGCCAGAATGGGCTCATCCCCGAGTCTCGAGGAGGTGGACCTGAAGGATCTTATCTCCGGCACCGTTGACTATTTCCGGCGACGTATCCCCCAGACTAGCAAGAATATCGTTCTCAACGTAAACGAGGAGAAATCCGTTACAGTGAGAGGAACACCCGTTCTGCTCACATGGGTTTTGGAGAACATTGTGAAGAACGCTATCGATTCTATCGATAAGCCCACCGGAGAGGTCTCCATAGGCGTGGCCCAGCAAGGGATGAAAGCCGTCATTTCCGTCAGGGACAACGGGAAAGGTATTCCAAAACGGGACTGGAAAAACGTCTTTCGTCCCGGCTACACCACGAAGACGCGAGGCTGGGGATTGGGATTGAGTCTCGCGAAGCGGATTATCGAGGATTTCCAGAGAGGGACGATTTCCGTTCGCTGGTCGGAAATGGGGAAAGGAACAGTCTTCGAGATCACCATTCCCATGGGGAGAACCGGCTCATGA
- the cysC gene encoding adenylyl-sulfate kinase: MKSKKTLRPGDNTVPGVAVWLTGLSGAGKTTISIALKEKLETMGYRVQRLDGDVVRQKLTPDLTFTKEDRDKNIERVTFVANLLVQHGIIVLCAFISPYEQERRYARGGIGRFVEVFVKCPLEVCEARDVKGLYSKARRGEIKHFTGIDDPYEEPENPEITVNTSKLALRDEVDSIIHYIRQNDFIE; encoded by the coding sequence ATGAAGAGTAAGAAAACTCTCCGTCCGGGGGATAACACCGTTCCGGGAGTTGCCGTATGGTTGACGGGCCTGTCCGGGGCGGGAAAGACCACGATTTCCATAGCCCTGAAAGAAAAACTGGAGACAATGGGTTACCGTGTCCAGAGACTGGATGGAGATGTCGTCCGGCAGAAGCTGACCCCTGACCTGACTTTTACCAAGGAGGACAGGGACAAGAATATCGAGAGGGTCACGTTTGTCGCCAATTTGCTGGTTCAACACGGCATTATTGTTCTCTGTGCCTTTATTTCTCCCTATGAGCAGGAGCGCCGATACGCTCGAGGGGGAATCGGCAGATTTGTCGAAGTATTTGTGAAATGTCCTCTGGAAGTTTGCGAAGCCCGTGATGTGAAAGGACTCTATTCGAAAGCTCGTCGTGGTGAGATCAAACACTTCACCGGGATTGACGACCCTTATGAAGAACCTGAGAACCCCGAAATAACCGTGAACACCAGCAAGTTGGCGTTGAGGGACGAGGTTGATTCCATAATTCATTATATTAGACAGAATGACTTTATCGAATAA
- the sat gene encoding sulfate adenylyltransferase, with product MIEPHGGVLLDLMKELPEDEDSLNPSLILNRRNLADFEMLATGAFSPLKGFMSKADYLSTLADLRLLTGQVWSLPVTLPITKDQYDDLKGEDAIFLRGPDGTALGRISVSEVFHYDKEKEAKEVYLTSDMSHPGVAALFSQGDYYISGDVEAYVLPHHGRFGDYRLSPAQLREQYRKRGWKSVVGFQTRNPIHRAHEYITKCALEMVDGLLIHPIVGQTSEDDIPAEIRMECYRAILDSYFPHRHTLLSVYPAFMRYAGPREAILHAIARKNYGCTHFIVGRDHAGYKDFYGTYDAQKIFDTFSREEIGIEPMFFEHAFYCRRTNSMATTKTSRALDHEKIFLSGTKIREILESGGRLPVEFTRPEVEEVLKRYYQHEE from the coding sequence ATGATCGAGCCACATGGAGGCGTTCTACTGGATCTCATGAAGGAGCTGCCGGAAGATGAGGACTCCCTGAACCCTTCACTAATTCTGAACAGAAGAAATCTTGCCGATTTCGAAATGCTGGCAACAGGTGCATTCAGTCCTCTGAAAGGGTTTATGTCGAAAGCGGACTATTTGTCGACACTTGCAGATCTCAGGCTGCTCACTGGACAGGTATGGTCCCTTCCCGTCACTTTGCCCATCACAAAAGATCAATACGATGATCTGAAAGGTGAAGATGCGATATTCTTGAGGGGTCCTGACGGCACGGCCCTGGGTAGGATTTCGGTTTCGGAGGTTTTTCACTACGATAAGGAGAAGGAGGCAAAGGAGGTCTACCTCACCAGCGACATGTCTCATCCCGGCGTAGCCGCACTTTTCTCTCAGGGTGACTACTATATTTCCGGAGACGTTGAAGCATACGTGCTACCACATCATGGTCGATTCGGTGACTACCGGCTCAGTCCCGCACAGTTGAGGGAACAGTACAGGAAGAGGGGTTGGAAATCGGTGGTGGGCTTCCAGACCAGAAATCCCATTCACAGGGCTCACGAATATATAACGAAATGTGCCCTGGAAATGGTGGACGGCCTATTGATTCATCCCATCGTTGGACAGACAAGTGAGGATGACATCCCTGCCGAAATCAGGATGGAATGTTACAGGGCCATTCTGGACAGCTACTTTCCCCACAGGCATACACTCCTGTCTGTCTACCCGGCCTTCATGCGCTATGCAGGCCCCCGGGAAGCGATACTCCACGCGATTGCAAGAAAGAACTATGGCTGCACCCACTTCATTGTCGGAAGAGATCATGCGGGATATAAAGATTTTTACGGAACCTATGATGCCCAGAAAATCTTTGACACGTTTTCCAGGGAAGAGATTGGCATTGAGCCCATGTTCTTTGAGCATGCCTTCTACTGTCGGCGAACGAATTCCATGGCCACGACGAAGACATCGAGAGCCCTGGACCACGAAAAGATATTCTTAAGCGGAACGAAAATACGGGAGATACTGGAATCCGGGGGAAGACTGCCCGTCGAATTCACGAGACCTGAGGTGGAGGAGGTTTTGAAGAGGTATTATCAACATGAAGAGTAA
- a CDS encoding YfhO family protein, whose product MARFSIVVIPAAVFLFLNEMVISGKTPLAPDYLAHYPIKKWGEEFIREKGEMPQWYPHLFSGAPSYAGYMYMPSDLVANVLRPVFVNLGVKYWFYFSLGGVGMFLFLRRRRLGYVPALFGSAVYGLTPYLFGLINAGHGIKILSLGYLPYVFLMVEYIFARSSWRGVLYLSLATALQIWAKHPQVVYYTWMLVVFLWIWRQVKSLLGRTWSRKREGIQTGAIFGGLILALMMVVDPNVPVYQYQGHSTRGSASALQKTKESERGTSWDYATQWSFHPKESVSFIYPYFHGLQNYPTRDLKSAAYWGRMPFTQSTHYLGLLTVVLAVLALTIRKPSGLTLSMAIATVLILLVGFGRHFPPLYWSLYKFAPLFSGFRIPSMIFVLLPFTMGVLAATGLENLMEILEERIAETVKRLRLSVLLILGPLIGLSLVFLLIGDSTYEALGLFVKSGDAERFQPQVLAQLAAVRKEIFHRGLLLAFFVSIAGLTSIWLGIRQHLNGKAVGLILLSILMVDLWVVDREFLHLKNPVNLPERFRTTPEIDFMRRDSSLFRILPADEMNSNRHGYFGLSSVGGYRPVKLRTYQDLMDGGGLSSLPVLNMLNVKYLVTSRQLQPRGFQLAFSEKQSVYRNLTVLPKAWLVSQVDPVSSQEESLRKTTDPAFDPAVEAVVINYDGPEFEPGGMGTVEVRKYSENEIILEASSPNGGLLVLSENYYGPGWKATVDNEPVRIYQTNHVLRSVVLPAGGHSITFEYDTKLFRICRAVSRIVLSAVLLVILFINRDKLVRVALRFRSKV is encoded by the coding sequence CATCAGGGAAAAAGGAGAGATGCCACAATGGTATCCCCACCTGTTTTCAGGGGCCCCCTCGTACGCCGGGTACATGTATATGCCCTCCGACCTCGTTGCGAACGTTCTCAGACCGGTTTTTGTCAATCTGGGAGTGAAGTACTGGTTCTATTTCTCTCTCGGGGGGGTTGGAATGTTCCTGTTTCTCAGAAGGCGACGGTTGGGATATGTACCTGCTCTGTTTGGCTCTGCCGTCTACGGTCTAACACCATACCTGTTCGGTCTCATCAATGCCGGGCATGGAATAAAGATTCTCTCTCTGGGCTATTTGCCGTACGTCTTCTTGATGGTCGAGTACATTTTCGCCCGCTCATCATGGCGAGGTGTTCTTTATCTTTCTCTTGCAACGGCGCTTCAAATTTGGGCGAAGCATCCCCAGGTTGTCTATTATACCTGGATGCTGGTGGTATTCCTCTGGATCTGGAGGCAGGTGAAATCCCTTCTTGGCCGAACCTGGAGCCGTAAGAGGGAGGGAATCCAGACAGGGGCCATATTCGGCGGTCTGATCCTGGCTCTCATGATGGTCGTGGACCCCAACGTGCCGGTGTATCAATATCAAGGTCATTCTACGAGAGGAAGTGCGTCGGCACTGCAAAAGACAAAAGAGAGTGAACGCGGTACAAGCTGGGATTATGCCACACAATGGTCATTCCATCCCAAAGAGTCGGTATCGTTCATCTACCCCTATTTCCACGGACTTCAGAATTATCCAACTCGAGATTTGAAGTCCGCGGCGTACTGGGGTCGCATGCCGTTTACACAGTCCACCCATTATCTAGGTTTGCTGACAGTTGTTCTTGCCGTTCTGGCGCTCACCATTCGGAAGCCGTCGGGACTCACCCTATCCATGGCCATAGCGACAGTCTTAATCCTTCTTGTTGGATTCGGAAGACATTTTCCTCCACTCTACTGGTCCCTCTACAAGTTTGCCCCTTTGTTCAGCGGATTCAGGATTCCTTCGATGATTTTTGTTCTCCTCCCTTTTACAATGGGTGTGCTGGCAGCCACGGGACTCGAAAACCTCATGGAAATCCTGGAAGAGAGAATAGCGGAAACTGTGAAAAGGCTTCGGTTATCTGTTCTCCTTATTCTTGGGCCGCTCATCGGCTTGTCCCTCGTTTTTCTCTTGATTGGTGACTCAACTTACGAAGCACTTGGGCTCTTTGTGAAGAGCGGTGATGCGGAGAGATTTCAACCACAAGTGCTGGCTCAACTCGCTGCAGTCAGGAAAGAGATATTTCACAGAGGTCTTCTTCTGGCCTTTTTCGTATCGATCGCGGGACTCACTTCCATCTGGCTCGGAATCAGGCAGCACCTGAACGGGAAAGCGGTCGGCCTGATTCTTCTCAGCATTCTGATGGTTGACCTTTGGGTGGTTGACAGAGAGTTTCTCCACCTTAAAAACCCGGTAAACCTGCCGGAACGGTTTCGTACAACTCCAGAGATCGATTTCATGAGAAGAGACTCCAGTCTGTTCCGCATTCTGCCTGCTGACGAGATGAATAGCAATCGCCACGGATATTTCGGTCTGTCGAGTGTTGGAGGGTATCGCCCGGTGAAGCTGAGGACCTATCAGGATCTAATGGACGGAGGAGGGTTAAGCAGTCTGCCCGTTCTCAACATGCTCAACGTGAAATACCTTGTCACGTCCCGACAACTTCAGCCGAGAGGTTTTCAATTGGCTTTCAGCGAAAAACAGTCGGTCTACAGGAATCTGACTGTTCTTCCCAAGGCCTGGCTGGTATCTCAGGTAGACCCCGTGTCGAGCCAGGAGGAATCCCTGAGAAAAACAACGGATCCTGCTTTTGATCCGGCAGTGGAGGCAGTTGTCATTAACTATGACGGTCCGGAGTTTGAACCCGGTGGAATGGGAACTGTCGAGGTGAGGAAATATTCAGAGAATGAAATTATCCTAGAGGCTTCTTCACCGAACGGTGGTCTGCTGGTCCTCTCTGAAAACTATTACGGGCCCGGGTGGAAGGCGACGGTAGACAACGAGCCTGTCCGGATTTACCAGACAAATCATGTACTGCGATCTGTCGTTCTTCCCGCAGGCGGCCATTCGATCACGTTTGAGTACGACACCAAGCTCTTCCGGATATGCCGTGCAGTTTCGAGGATTGTGCTGTCAGCCGTTCTTCTTGTGATCCTTTTTATCAACCGGGATAAGTTAGTTCGCGTGGCTCTAAGATTCAGGAGTAAGGTGTGA